From Candidatus Bathyarchaeota archaeon:
TGGACAGCGCCATGCACAAGATGGGCTTACATGGCAAAGCCTTGATCCCAATCATTTTGGGGTACGGCTGCAACGTGCCAGCGATTCAAGCTTGCAAAATCATGGAAACCCGCCGCGAACGGTTGCTGGCTGCGTTCGCCATCACCTTTGCACCCTGCTCAGCCCGAACCATCATCCTATTCGGCATGGTGGGCTTATTCGTGGGTATCCACTGGGCGCTGCTGCTCTATGTGGTTGACTTAGTGGTCATCTTTGCGTTAGGGCGCGTTGCCATGAAGGCGGTTCCAGGCAAATCCACAGGTTTAATCATGGAGATGAGTAGCTTCAAGCGACCCTCCGCCAAAGTTGTCCTAAAGCAGACCTGGACACGCACAAAATCCATAATCTATGTAGTATTCCCCATCTACATCGTGTTTAGCGCCCTCATCCAAGCACTCTACGCCCTCAACGTGCTCACACCCATCAGCGACGCATTAGCACCGTTGACAGTATGGTGGCTGGGGTTGCCTGCTTTTGCGGGGGTGCTGTTGATCTTGGGTACGGTTCGAAAAGAATTCGTGCTCGTCGGCGCAGTGTCAATACTTGGCACTTCGAATTTGCTGGTGGGTTTCACGCCTGTGCAGTTGGTGGTTATGGCGTTGGTTGCGATGCTCTACATTCCCTGTGTTGCCACGGTGGCTATCTTGGGCAAGGAGTTCGGCGGGAAAGCAACGGCGGTTATAACTGCGGCGAACATTGGGGCGGCGTTGTTGATCGGTGGCTTAGCGTTTAGGCTACTTGCCCTGTTTTTCTAACCTTTTTTTAATTTTTTTCACATTACCATCCAAGAAATGCGAAATATTTATCGAGTTTTTTCCACTTTTTTTAAACATTCATCCATTGGACAGCCATGGCGATGAACAAACCAGAGGTTTCTGGGAAAGACATTAAAGGGATTACGTCATCTATCTTAAGTCTAATGAAGTCACCAATAGCCATCTTGCTTGCTAACATGGGGTTTGTTCTACAAATCTCAGGCATATTCATCCTAATTCCAATAGTCGCCGGCTTCATTCTACACGAAACCGAAGCAACCTTAGCCCTATTTATAACCGCAACAGCTTTCCTCGTTCTGGGTTTCTTTGCTAACTCTCTGTGCGAAAAGAAAGAAATGAACTTCAAACAATCCTGTACTCTGCTAGTTCTGGTTTTCGTAATAATAAGCATCATAGGCTCCATCCCCTACTTCTACATAGGAGTCCCAGACGGCGCACTATTCGACCGCATAACAAACTGCATTTTTGAGTCAGTTGCAGGCTTCACCACCTCAGGCTTCACCGTTATACCCGACATCACACTTTTACCCCAGTCAATAATTTTGTACCGGTCGCTGACTCAATTCATCGGTGGCTTAGGCATAGTCATCGTTTTACTAGCCTTTTTCTATCCTGAAGCCAAACTGCGTGAATTCGCAAAAACAATGGGGCTTTCCAAAAACAACCACAAAATCAGAAAAACCTTCCTCTTTCTCATCTCAATTTACAGCTTATTTACAGCGTTCATGGTTGCAGTAGGATACCTTTTTGGTTATCATGATTTAATCAACTTGTCCTCGCTGATTTTTTCTGCCGTGAGCACGGGTGGTTTTTCTCCAGTGCCCGACTTAGCCACCTTGATAACGCAGTCACCTTTCAATTTCATAATTCCAATCTGCATGATTTTTGGAGCTTCCAACCTACTCGTATTAGCCAAACTCTACAACAAAAAATTCAAAGACTTCCTCAACTCTGAAACCACTTTCTTTTTGATAATTATCGCCATCTCGACTGTGCTATTGGTATCCTTCTTTGGGTTGCCCCTCTACGAATCGGGCTTTCATGTCATAAGCGCGCTGTCATCCAGCGGATTCAGCTACATATCCATCAGCGGCTTAGATGATTCTTTGAAGTTTTTCTTGGTTGCCTTGATGTTTATCGGTGGAGCAAGTTTCTCTACCGCTGGCGGCATCAAAGTCTACAGGTTTCTGCTGCTCATCAAAAGCGTCCCCAAAGCGTTAACTTTCACTGTAGTTGGAAAAGACAGCAAGATACGCCTCTTCCGCAAAGACTATACAAACCCCGAGGTCATTCAAGCAGCAAGCACGGTGTTTTTGACAGCAGGCGCCATCTTTATTGCATCTTTCATTGTTAGTTACTATGGTTATGATCCGATAAATGCAATTTTCGATTGCACCTCGGCTTTAGCCACAACTGGTTTAAGCACTGGCGTAGTCGGTCCAGATTTGGTTTTAGAACTAAAATGGCTGTTTATGTTCCTGATGCTTTTGGGCCGCGTGGAAATAATGGTCTTTTTAGTCATGTTTACAAACGGTAAAAAGCAGCCAAAAACAAACCGCACCGAAACAGCCAATGCACCGGCAGCCACAGAGGAATCCTGCTATAAACCCAATAAAGTAATCGACTTCATAGAGAACGCATGGGAATTCGTGGTTTCCAAGCTTAGAGCATTCCGTGACTTTTTCAAACAACATGTTCTGAGCCTGTTCAAATTAACTAAAAAAGAGACAACCTAACTTTATATTTCAATGTAGAGTATCTTCTGTTATGTCTGTTGAGGCACCTCATTGTCCTTGTCCAAAACGTGATTGCCCCCGTCACAGTAAATGCACCGAATGCGTAAGACACCACAAAGAAAAGAACCAAGACCCCTACTGCGCAAGGTAAACGCCACATGGGAAAGGTTCTGGATTTGGAGGCACAGCACAAGAGACTGAAGATACAGCAGCACTTTTGGAGCATAGTTGGTTCAGTTGAGCACATAAATGTGCCCAAACTTGAGGACGCCATAAGAAAAGAATTCCATACCTCTGATGGGCGGTTGGTTGATTTGCAGGTTAGGTTGATGCAGACCGAGGGGCGGATAAAAGTGCAGAGTGCCTCGAAGGTTTGGATTAAACAGCCACCCCTTGAGTGTTAGTTTGCAAAAATTTTATTACAAGCCGTCCATTATTGTTTAGTAGAGGCTTTTGGTTAATTGTTTAATCAAAGCAAGCCGTCCATTCTCATAATCGACGACGACGTTGGCATCCTGAAGACTTTTAGCCGCATATTTCAGCGCAAAGGCTACACCGTCGCTGTGGCGGCAAAGGGCACCGAAGCCATAGAAAAAATCGCATGCAACCACTTCGATGTGGCGCTGATTGATTTTTGTTTGCCCGACATGGAAGGCACCCAGCTTTTTTCCGTCATAAACAATGCATCTCCAGACACGGTTAAGATTATGTTAACTGGGAAAGCTTCAGTAGGCAGCATCGAGGGAGCAGATGCTCTTTTAGGGAAACCGATTCAACCCGACCAGCTTCTAAGCATAATAGATAACAAACTCAAAAACCGCAACATCGAAACACTCTAACAGATGTCGGTTCAGGTTTTATGGGTACAATGCTTGCAAACCCCATAGACATCCACCCGCTGGGCAGTAGGAGTAAACTCCGCTTTCGCCGCAGCCCTCTTCACCAACTCCCGTGCAGTGGGGTCATCTAAATCAAAGATTTTTCCACAATTAGTGCAGACCAAATTTATGTGGGGTTCCAGGTTGGGGTCGTAGCGTGTTTGTCCTTGAGGAAAGTTGAGTTCCTGTATTAAGCCGCCTTCTTTTAGGATGCCCAGTGTGCTGTAGACGGTTGCGAGGCTGACGGTTGGGTTTGTTTTTTTGATTTCGGTGTAGATTTTTTGTGGGCTTGGGTGTTCGCGGCTGGCGAGGGCGGTTTTGCAGATGGCTATGCGTTGGGGGGTGGCTTTGTAGCCTTTGCTGCGGAGAGCTTGAATGATGGTGGTTTCTGTTTTCGGTGGTTGCATACTTAATATTAGGTAATAATAATTCTTAAATACATTTTTCAAGATTGTTAAAGTAGACAGGAGTTTTTTTTATGAACGAAAAAAACCGACTTCTAAGCCTCAAAGGCACCTCAAACCGCGATTGGTGGCCAAACCAACTTAACCTAAACAAATTACATCAACATTCTCCCTTATCAAATCCAATGGGAAAAGAATTCAACTACAAAGAAGAATTCAAAAAACTCGACTTCAAAGCCCTAAAACAAGACCTCTACGCAATGATGACTGACTCCAAAGAGTGGTGGCCAGCCGACTTTGGCCACTACGGCGGTCTCATCATCCGCATGGCATGGCACAGCGCAGGCACCTACCGCAAAGGCGACGGCCGAGGAGGCGCATCCACAGGAGCCCAACGATTCCCCCCACTCAACAGTTGGCCAGACAACGTTAACCTCGACAAAGCACGCCGTTTACTTTGGCCAATCAAACAGAAATACGGCAAAAAAATCTCCTGGGCAGACCTCATGATACTCGCAGGCAACTGCGCACTCGAATCAATGGGCTTTAAAACCTTCGGTTTCGGCGGCGGACGCGAAGACATTTGGGAACCTGAAGAAATCTACTGGGGCTCCGAAACCACATGGCTCGGCGGAGACAAACGCTACTCAGGTGAGAGAGAACTTGAAAACCCGCTTGCCGCTGTACAGATGGGCTTAATCTACGTCAATCCCGAAGGTCCAAACGGCAACCCAGACCCAGTTGCAGCAGCCAAAGATATCCGCGAAGTCTTCGCTCGCATGGCGATGAACGACGAAGAAACTGTAGCGCTCATAGCTGGTGGTCACGCTTTCGGAAAAACCCACGGCGCAGGTCCTGCTTCATACGTGGGACCTGACCCTGAATCTGCACCCATCGAAGAGCAGGGCCTCGGCTGGAAATGCAAATTCGGCACAGGCAAAGGTAACGACACAATAACCAGCGGCCTAGAAGTAACTTGGACCCAGACGCCAACTAAGTGGAGCAACAACTTCTTCCGAAACCTCTTCACCTACGAATGGGAACTAACCAAAAGCCCCGCAGGCGCCTATCAATGGAAACCCAAGGGCGGAGCAGGCGAAGGCACCGTACCAGACGCGCACGACCCCTCAAAGCGGCACGCGCCATCCATGTTAACCACCGACCTCGCATTGCGCTTCGACCCCATTTACGAAAAGATTTCAAGGCGCTTCTACGAAAACCCCGATCAGTTTGCAGACGCATTCGCTAGAGCATGGTTCAAGCTAACCCACCGCGACATGGGTCCAAAATCTCGTTATCTTGGTCCAGAAGTTCCAGCAGAAGACCTAATTTGGCAAGACCCCATCCCCTCAAGGGATTACGAGTTGATTGACCAGCAGGACATCGCAGACCTCAAAGCTAAGATTCTTGCGTCTGGTTTGTCAATCCCAGACCTTGTTTCAACCGCTTGGGCATCGGCATCCACGTTCCGCGGCTCCGACAAACGCGGCGGCGCCAACGGGGCACGTATCAGGCTGGCTCCGCAGAAGGATTGGGAAGTCAACCAGCCAGCTCAACTCCAGACGGTGTTGCAGGTTCTTGAAGGAATCCAGCGGGAGTTTAACAGTGCGCAGACGGGCGGCAAGAAGGTTTCGCTCGCCGACTTAATTGTTTTAGGCGGATGCGTAGGCGTTGAGCAGGCTGCAAAGAAAGCAGGGCACGACATAGCTGTTCCTTTCACTCCGGGGCGAACGGATGCGTTGCAGGAGCAAACCGATGTGGAGTCCTTCTCGGTTCTTGAACCAGTCGCGGACGGATTCCGCAACTACCAAAAAACCAAATTCGCAGTATCTGCTGAGGAGTTGCTGGTTGACAGAGCACAACTGTTGACGCTAACCGCACCTGAAATGACAGTTCTCATTGGAGGGTTACGTGTCTTGAACGCCAACTTTGGGCGATCCCAGCACGGTGTATTCACCAAGCAGCCAGAAACGCTCACCAACGACTTCTTCGTAAACCTACTTGACATGAACACTGAATGGAAGGCAACTTCGGAAGACCAAGACCTGTTCGAAGGACGCGACCGCGCAACTGGAGAACTGAAATGGACAGGCACCCGTGTCGACCTCATCTTCGGCTCAAACGCCCAGCTTCGGGCCTTAGCGGAAGTCTACGCCGCTTCGGACGCTCGGGAAAAGTTTCTGCAGGACTTCGTGGCTGCGTGGAGTAAGGTTATGAACCTTGACCGCTTTGACCTGGCTTGAATTTAACCCCGAAGGTGCATAAGGTAAACCTTTTTCCCTCTTTTTTGTGTTCTTTTTATAACAACCAGCAAAGAGTCGGAGAAACAGAATGGTTTCGCGTTGGAACTAAAAAAGCAGATCGGCTAGCACTGTTTTGATGTTCTGTTTTGTTTGTTCTCTAAAAGTTGCTGGAGGGGCTGAAAACCCATCAGGTGAATGTGGCTTGTGCATTTGTTGCATCGGATGACCACTTCGTCTAAAACGTAGTCTTTGACGTTTATGTCCAGAATCGAGTAAACCTCGT
This genomic window contains:
- the katG gene encoding catalase/peroxidase HPI, producing MNEKNRLLSLKGTSNRDWWPNQLNLNKLHQHSPLSNPMGKEFNYKEEFKKLDFKALKQDLYAMMTDSKEWWPADFGHYGGLIIRMAWHSAGTYRKGDGRGGASTGAQRFPPLNSWPDNVNLDKARRLLWPIKQKYGKKISWADLMILAGNCALESMGFKTFGFGGGREDIWEPEEIYWGSETTWLGGDKRYSGERELENPLAAVQMGLIYVNPEGPNGNPDPVAAAKDIREVFARMAMNDEETVALIAGGHAFGKTHGAGPASYVGPDPESAPIEEQGLGWKCKFGTGKGNDTITSGLEVTWTQTPTKWSNNFFRNLFTYEWELTKSPAGAYQWKPKGGAGEGTVPDAHDPSKRHAPSMLTTDLALRFDPIYEKISRRFYENPDQFADAFARAWFKLTHRDMGPKSRYLGPEVPAEDLIWQDPIPSRDYELIDQQDIADLKAKILASGLSIPDLVSTAWASASTFRGSDKRGGANGARIRLAPQKDWEVNQPAQLQTVLQVLEGIQREFNSAQTGGKKVSLADLIVLGGCVGVEQAAKKAGHDIAVPFTPGRTDALQEQTDVESFSVLEPVADGFRNYQKTKFAVSAEELLVDRAQLLTLTAPEMTVLIGGLRVLNANFGRSQHGVFTKQPETLTNDFFVNLLDMNTEWKATSEDQDLFEGRDRATGELKWTGTRVDLIFGSNAQLRALAEVYAASDAREKFLQDFVAAWSKVMNLDRFDLA
- a CDS encoding response regulator, encoding MFNQSKPSILIIDDDVGILKTFSRIFQRKGYTVAVAAKGTEAIEKIACNHFDVALIDFCLPDMEGTQLFSVINNASPDTVKIMLTGKASVGSIEGADALLGKPIQPDQLLSIIDNKLKNRNIETL
- a CDS encoding transcriptional repressor, whose translation is MQPPKTETTIIQALRSKGYKATPQRIAICKTALASREHPSPQKIYTEIKKTNPTVSLATVYSTLGILKEGGLIQELNFPQGQTRYDPNLEPHINLVCTNCGKIFDLDDPTARELVKRAAAKAEFTPTAQRVDVYGVCKHCTHKT